One part of the [Synechococcus] sp. NIES-970 genome encodes these proteins:
- a CDS encoding prevent-host-death protein has product MYTVHLNDKNDRLVQLIEKVVQGEEVVIVCDDGSSFELLPATSKKPRPKFGSAKGLIWMSDDFDDPIEGFEDYEPRS; this is encoded by the coding sequence ATGTATACGGTTCATCTCAATGACAAAAACGATCGTCTTGTACAACTCATTGAAAAAGTAGTTCAGGGCGAGGAAGTGGTGATTGTCTGTGATGATGGCTCTTCGTTTGAGTTGTTACCTGCTACAAGCAAGAAACCTAGACCCAAATTTGGCAGCGCAAAAGGTTTAATTTGGATGTCGGATGATTTTGATGATCCGATTGAAGGTTTTGAGGATTATGAACCGCGAAGTTGA
- a CDS encoding PilT protein-like protein, whose protein sequence is MKLGISLVDLVEYEAQRNDMEILQINSEHLEKSSQLPFYHKDLFDKLIIAQSIAKDMSTITKDSCFLDYSTTVI, encoded by the coding sequence GTGAAGTTAGGTATAAGTTTAGTTGATTTAGTAGAGTATGAGGCTCAGCGTAATGATATGGAGATTTTACAAATCAATTCAGAACATTTGGAAAAATCTAGTCAATTACCTTTCTATCATAAGGATCTATTTGATAAATTAATTATCGCTCAAAGTATAGCGAAAGACATGTCTACTATCACTAAAGACTCTTGTTTTCTTGATTACTCGACAACAGTGATATAG